A DNA window from Haliovirga abyssi contains the following coding sequences:
- a CDS encoding TIGR02678 family protein, whose product MKEIEILLEKFWILKEDDKDRYFEIKEKIATFKPFLEEKCGLSVIRNKHLIKLEKIPERAEDWMGIPDFNQTEQYIMFSLVLAFLEDKDRGDQFILSDISEFVELNYPIEFYIDWNSYSLRKSFVKVLKFLVEMKLVKINFGEEDSFKNDLNAQVLYESTGISRYFIRNFNRDISEYKDISDFENEIWQDESRDRGTARAQRVYKNLLINAVVTRDNENESDFDYMKKQTHNIASEFEKYLEAGFNLTKNYAMIEIENSYNYKDVFPGAKAISDIVLLVSREIINKVNVGEISYNERDRIIISYDKFLEIVKLCKEKYSSGWSSEYRNMSVEGITKDLIKYMKGFNLLNNNNENKGEIELLPAISKYIGNYPKDFYKEKENE is encoded by the coding sequence ATGAAAGAGATTGAGATATTATTGGAAAAATTTTGGATATTAAAAGAAGATGATAAAGATAGATATTTTGAAATAAAAGAAAAAATAGCTACTTTTAAACCATTTTTAGAAGAAAAATGTGGATTGTCAGTAATAAGAAATAAACATTTAATTAAATTAGAAAAAATACCAGAGAGAGCAGAAGATTGGATGGGAATTCCAGATTTTAATCAAACTGAACAATATATAATGTTCTCTTTGGTATTGGCATTTTTAGAAGATAAAGACAGAGGTGACCAATTTATACTTTCTGATATTTCAGAATTTGTGGAGTTAAATTATCCAATAGAATTTTATATTGATTGGAATAGTTATTCATTAAGAAAGAGTTTTGTTAAAGTTTTAAAATTTTTAGTTGAGATGAAATTAGTTAAAATAAATTTTGGAGAAGAAGATAGTTTTAAAAACGATTTGAATGCGCAAGTTTTATATGAATCTACTGGAATATCCAGATATTTTATAAGAAATTTTAATAGAGATATTTCTGAATATAAAGATATAAGTGATTTCGAAAATGAGATTTGGCAAGATGAAAGTAGAGATAGAGGAACTGCAAGAGCTCAAAGAGTATATAAAAATTTATTGATAAATGCAGTTGTAACAAGAGATAATGAGAATGAATCAGATTTTGATTATATGAAAAAACAAACTCATAATATTGCATCTGAATTTGAAAAATATCTCGAAGCTGGATTTAATTTGACAAAAAATTATGCAATGATTGAAATTGAAAACAGCTATAATTATAAAGATGTTTTTCCTGGAGCAAAAGCTATTTCAGATATAGTTTTATTGGTTAGTAGAGAAATAATTAATAAAGTAAATGTAGGAGAAATTTCGTATAATGAAAGAGATAGAATTATTATTAGTTATGATAAATTTTTAGAAATAGTAAAATTATGTAAAGAAAAATATAGTTCTGGATGGAGTAGTGAATATAGAAATATGAGTGTTGAAGGGATAACAAAAGATTTAATTAAATATATGAAAGGATTCAATCTTTTGAACAATAATAATGAGAATAAAGGCGAGATAGAATTATTACCGGCAATATCTAAATATATAGGGAATTATCCAAAAGATTTTTATAAGGAGAAAGAGAATGAATAG
- a CDS encoding TIGR02677 family protein — translation MEFFNKHLKPITEVKYLNAENVRRYRAIIRIFYEKYNQLNRTLYKDEIVKIMRESEQFKDYSSDMCEQDINKLMEWGNIIGIQDTAKATTPEEFKNKKYIYQITEKAITIEKLVSEDLEKIVFQEAELDPSLMERLRDSLEELDKKEINKVTDINSLWSNIISDFERLNNNYKSYIMKLNSFKFEELLNTTQFIIYKDNLIDYLRNFIKGLQKYGLSIVKILKDIDKEKIEEIFRKISLEKKKIMILTPDITEENIFEDLTGKWEAVLLWFLGNENRKSEMEMLYDRTNEIIRKIVRIALHISESSRQISSRKEECLKIASLFSNCNSINEAHKLSAMIFGAFNTKHFKGEIRGEVTDKNIGAFETEPIELEIKPRTRKYREKRQSIAIIDKTHRKAEIIREKQRELEKEKQEILELVKSEMIKISDLDNISENVRKTLLRWIVRGIESPGNKEFEIVENIKYRVFPIRKNEDNSSYKILMNDKNQIRLNCIDGIFYMPDIIIKIVGES, via the coding sequence ATGGAATTTTTTAATAAACATTTAAAACCTATAACTGAAGTGAAATATCTGAATGCAGAAAATGTAAGGAGATATAGAGCGATAATTAGGATTTTTTATGAAAAATATAACCAATTAAATCGGACTTTATATAAAGATGAGATTGTAAAAATTATGAGAGAAAGCGAGCAATTTAAAGATTATAGTTCTGATATGTGTGAGCAGGATATAAATAAATTAATGGAATGGGGCAATATAATAGGAATTCAAGATACAGCTAAAGCAACCACTCCAGAAGAATTTAAAAATAAAAAATATATTTATCAAATTACAGAAAAAGCTATAACTATAGAAAAACTTGTGTCAGAAGATTTAGAAAAAATAGTTTTTCAAGAAGCAGAATTAGATCCATCTCTTATGGAGAGATTAAGAGATAGTCTTGAGGAATTGGATAAAAAAGAGATTAATAAAGTTACCGATATAAATTCTTTGTGGAGTAATATTATATCTGATTTTGAAAGATTAAATAATAATTATAAAAGCTATATAATGAAACTTAATAGTTTTAAATTTGAAGAGCTACTTAATACAACTCAATTTATAATATATAAAGATAATCTTATTGATTATTTGAGGAATTTCATCAAAGGATTACAAAAATATGGATTATCTATAGTAAAAATTTTGAAAGATATAGATAAAGAAAAAATAGAAGAGATATTTAGGAAAATTTCATTAGAAAAAAAGAAAATTATGATTTTAACTCCTGATATAACAGAAGAAAATATTTTTGAGGATTTAACTGGAAAATGGGAAGCTGTTTTACTTTGGTTTTTGGGGAATGAAAATAGAAAAAGTGAGATGGAGATGTTATATGACAGGACAAATGAAATTATAAGAAAAATAGTAAGAATAGCTTTACATATATCGGAAAGTAGTAGACAAATTTCAAGTAGAAAAGAGGAGTGCTTAAAAATAGCTTCTCTGTTTTCAAATTGTAATTCTATTAATGAAGCTCATAAACTTTCAGCAATGATTTTTGGAGCTTTTAATACCAAACATTTTAAAGGTGAAATTAGAGGAGAAGTTACAGATAAAAATATAGGAGCATTTGAAACAGAGCCAATAGAATTAGAGATAAAACCACGAACAAGAAAATATAGAGAAAAAAGACAATCAATAGCTATTATTGATAAAACACATAGAAAAGCTGAAATAATTAGAGAAAAACAGCGAGAATTAGAAAAAGAAAAACAAGAGATATTAGAGCTTGTAAAAAGTGAAATGATAAAAATTTCTGATTTGGATAATATATCTGAAAATGTTAGAAAAACTTTGCTTAGATGGATAGTAAGGGGAATTGAATCTCCCGGGAATAAAGAGTTTGAAATAGTTGAAAATATTAAATATAGGGTATTTCCAATTAGAAAAAATGAAGATAACAGTTCATATAAAATTTTAATGAATGATAAAAATCAAATCAGATTAAATTGTATTGATGGGATATTTTATATGCCAGATATTATTATAAAAATTGTAGGTGAGAGCTAA
- a CDS encoding AAA family ATPase encodes MKEFNITGTCIPEEHYMVDTTSKLNEIIKLIEKRKYFTINRPRQYGKTTTMYLLERKLRDNKEYLLISISFEGIGEVPFENEKNLSKVFIKLLRKELKLKKETKLIKFIDENNRVTNFEELDEFITDFILEANKKVILMIDEVDKSSNNQLFLNFIGMFRDKYLRRNMGKDYTFNTVILAGVHDVKNLKLKLRPDETRTLNSPWNIALDFDIDMSFNSEEISTMLIEYEVDAKTGMDIKNISEKIYMYTNGYPFLVSKLCKVIDEKLDRDFSEKGLEEAIKIILNSNNTLFDDVIKNINRYKELYNLIERIVLDGEEIQYNLQAHNLGIMYGIFRENEKHKLIINNKIFEILLYNYMIAMREMKKGPVLDYKYMGKFINDNGDLDMELVLSKFQELMKAEYRKIDEKFVEREGRLLFLAFLKPIINGTGFYFVESETRESNRMDIVVTYNMKKYVIELKIWRGGQYEQEGREQLCGYLEAQNLDKGYMVFYNFNKGKKYIKDRVIVEGKEIFEIVV; translated from the coding sequence ATGAAAGAATTTAATATAACAGGAACTTGTATTCCTGAAGAACATTATATGGTAGATACAACATCTAAATTAAATGAAATAATAAAATTAATAGAAAAAAGAAAATATTTTACAATAAATCGTCCAAGACAATATGGGAAGACAACAACAATGTATTTATTAGAAAGAAAATTGAGAGATAATAAGGAATATTTATTAATATCAATAAGTTTTGAAGGGATAGGAGAAGTTCCTTTTGAAAATGAAAAAAATTTATCAAAAGTATTTATAAAACTATTAAGAAAAGAGTTAAAATTAAAAAAAGAAACAAAATTAATAAAATTTATTGATGAAAATAATAGGGTAACAAATTTCGAAGAGTTAGATGAATTTATAACAGACTTTATATTAGAAGCAAATAAAAAAGTAATATTAATGATAGATGAAGTAGATAAAAGCAGTAATAATCAATTATTCTTAAATTTTATAGGAATGTTTAGAGATAAATATTTAAGAAGAAATATGGGAAAAGATTATACATTTAATACAGTAATATTAGCAGGAGTACATGATGTAAAAAATTTGAAATTGAAATTAAGACCAGATGAAACTAGGACATTAAATAGTCCGTGGAATATAGCGTTAGATTTTGATATAGATATGAGCTTTAATTCAGAAGAGATATCAACAATGTTAATTGAATATGAAGTAGATGCAAAGACAGGAATGGATATAAAAAATATTTCTGAAAAAATATATATGTATACAAATGGGTATCCGTTTTTAGTAAGTAAATTATGCAAAGTAATAGATGAAAAATTAGATAGAGATTTTAGTGAAAAAGGGTTAGAAGAAGCTATAAAAATAATATTAAATAGTAATAATACATTATTTGATGATGTAATAAAAAATATAAATAGATATAAAGAATTATATAATCTAATAGAGAGAATAGTCCTTGATGGAGAGGAAATACAGTATAATTTACAAGCTCATAATTTAGGAATAATGTATGGAATATTTAGAGAAAATGAAAAACATAAATTAATAATTAATAATAAGATATTTGAGATACTTTTATATAACTATATGATAGCAATGAGAGAAATGAAAAAAGGGCCTGTTCTTGATTATAAATATATGGGGAAATTTATAAATGATAATGGCGATTTGGATATGGAATTAGTATTAAGTAAATTTCAAGAACTAATGAAAGCAGAATATAGAAAAATAGATGAAAAATTTGTAGAGCGAGAAGGACGGCTTCTATTTTTAGCATTTTTAAAGCCAATAATAAATGGAACGGGATTTTATTTTGTGGAATCAGAAACAAGAGAGTCCAATAGAATGGATATAGTTGTAACTTACAATATGAAAAAATATGTAATAGAGTTAAAGATATGGCGTGGTGGTCAGTATGAACAAGAGGGTAGGGAGCAGTTGTGTGGATATTTGGAGGCACAAAATTTAGATAAGGGGTATATGGTGTTTTATAATTTTAATAAGGGGAAAAAGTATATTAAGGATAGAGTTATAGTGGAAGGGAAAGAGATATTTGAGATAGTTGTGTGA
- a CDS encoding AAA-like domain-containing protein, producing the protein MKEFNITGTCIPEEHYMVDTTSKLNEIIKLIEKRKYFTINRPRQYGKTTTMYLLEEKLKNNKEYLLISISFEGIGEVPFENEKNLSKVFIKLLRKELKLKKETKLIKFIDENNRVTNFEELDEFITEFILEANKKVILMIDEVDKSSNNQLFLNFIGMFRDKYLRRNMGKDYTFNTVILAGVHDVKNLKLKLRPDENRTLNSPWNIAVDFDIDMSFSPEEISTMLIDYEKNAKTGMDIKNISEKIYMYTNGYPFLVSKLCKVIDEKLDRDFTEKGLEEAIKIILETPNTLFDDIIKNIENNREFYKFIEKVILGNEKVDYVHTDIMASLGKMYGIIRGKNKKVEIDNKIFEILLYNHMIAKREREKGVVLTYEFRTKFIDDNGNLDMELVLSKFQELMKAEYRKIDEKFIEREGRLLFLAFLKPIINGTGFYFVESETRESNRMDIVVTYNMKKYVIELKIWRGGQYEQEGREQLCGYLEAQNLDKGYMVFYNFNKGKKYIKDRVIVEGKEIFEIVV; encoded by the coding sequence ATGAAAGAATTTAATATAACAGGGACTTGTATTCCTGAAGAACACTATATGGTAGATACAACATCTAAATTGAATGAAATAATAAAATTAATAGAAAAAAGAAAATATTTCACAATAAATCGTCCAAGACAATATGGGAAGACAACAACAATGTATCTATTAGAAGAAAAATTGAAAAATAATAAAGAATATTTATTAATATCAATAAGTTTTGAAGGGATAGGAGAAGTTCCTTTTGAAAATGAAAAAAATTTATCAAAAGTATTTATAAAACTATTAAGAAAAGAGTTAAAATTAAAAAAAGAAACAAAATTAATAAAATTTATTGATGAAAATAATAGGGTAACAAATTTCGAAGAGTTAGATGAATTTATAACAGAATTTATATTAGAAGCAAATAAAAAAGTAATATTAATGATAGATGAAGTAGATAAAAGCAGTAATAATCAACTATTCTTAAATTTTATAGGAATGTTTAGAGATAAATATTTAAGAAGAAATATGGGAAAAGATTATACATTTAATACAGTAATATTAGCAGGAGTACATGATGTAAAAAATTTAAAGTTGAAATTGCGACCAGATGAAAACAGAACTTTAAATAGTCCGTGGAATATAGCGGTAGATTTTGATATAGATATGAGCTTTAGTCCAGAAGAGATATCAACAATGTTAATAGATTATGAGAAAAATGCGAAAACAGGTATGGATATAAAAAACATTTCAGAAAAAATATATATGTATACAAATGGGTATCCATTTTTAGTAAGTAAATTATGCAAAGTAATAGATGAAAAATTAGATAGAGATTTTACAGAAAAAGGGTTAGAAGAAGCTATAAAAATAATATTGGAAACCCCAAATACACTATTTGATGATATAATAAAAAATATAGAAAATAATAGAGAGTTTTATAAATTTATAGAAAAAGTTATATTAGGAAATGAGAAAGTTGATTATGTGCATACAGATATAATGGCTTCATTAGGCAAAATGTATGGAATAATAAGAGGAAAAAATAAAAAAGTAGAGATAGACAATAAAATATTTGAAATATTACTTTACAATCATATGATAGCAAAAAGAGAGAGAGAAAAAGGAGTAGTTTTAACTTATGAATTTAGGACAAAATTTATAGATGATAATGGTAATTTAGATATGGAATTGGTATTAAGTAAATTTCAAGAACTAATGAAAGCAGAATATAGAAAAATAGATGAAAAATTTATAGAGCGAGAAGGACGGCTTCTATTTTTAGCATTTTTAAAGCCAATAATAAATGGAACGGGATTTTATTTTGTAGAATCAGAAACAAGAGAGTCAAATAGAATGGATATAGTTGTTACATATAATATGAAAAAATATGTAATAGAGTTAAAGATATGGCGTGGTGGGCAGTATGAACAAGAGGGTAGGGAGCAGTTGTGTGGATATTTGGAGGCACAAAATTTAGATAAGGGGTATATGGTGTTTTATAATTTTAATAAGGGAAAAAAGTATATTAAGGATAGAGTTATAGTAGAAGGAAAAGAGATATTTGAGATAGTTGTGTGA
- a CDS encoding AAA-like domain-containing protein, which produces MKEFNITGTCIPEEHYMVDTTSKLNEIIKLIEKRKYFTINRPRQYGKTTTMYLLERKLRDNKEYLLISISFEGIGEVPFENEKKLSKVFIKLLRKELKLKKETKLIKFIDENNNATNFEELDEFITELMLEANKKVILMIDEVDKSSNNQLFLNFIGMFRDKYLRRNMGKDYTFNTVILAGVHDVKNLKLKLRPDENRTLNSPWNIAVDFDIDMSFNSEEISTMLIEYEADAKTGMDIKNISEKIYMYTNGYPFLVSKLCKVIDEKLDRDFTEKGLEEAIKIILNSNNTLFDDVIKNINRYKELYNLIERIVLDGEEIQYNSDAHSLGIIYGIFRENKKHKLIIHNKIFEIRLYNYMIAMRDMKKGSVLDYKYMGKFIDDNGNLDMELVLSKFQELMKAEYRKIDEKFVEREGRLLFLAFLKPIINGTGFYFVESETRESNRMDIVVTYNMKKYVIELKIWRGGQYEQEGREQLCGYLEAQNLNKGYMVFYNFNKGKMYIKDRVIVEGKEIFEIVV; this is translated from the coding sequence ATGAAAGAATTTAATATAACAGGAACTTGTATTCCTGAAGAACATTATATGGTAGATACAACATCTAAATTGAATGAAATAATAAAATTAATAGAAAAAAGAAAATATTTTACAATAAATCGTCCAAGACAATATGGGAAGACAACAACAATGTATTTATTGGAAAGAAAATTGAGAGATAATAAGGAATATTTATTAATATCAATAAGTTTTGAAGGAATAGGAGAAGTTCCTTTTGAAAATGAAAAAAAATTATCAAAAGTATTTATAAAACTATTAAGAAAAGAGTTAAAATTAAAAAAAGAAACAAAATTAATAAAATTTATTGATGAAAATAATAATGCAACAAATTTTGAAGAGTTAGATGAATTTATAACAGAGCTTATGTTAGAAGCAAATAAAAAAGTAATATTAATGATAGATGAAGTAGATAAAAGTAGTAACAATCAACTATTCTTAAATTTTATAGGAATGTTTAGAGATAAATATTTAAGAAGAAATATGGGAAAAGATTATACATTTAATACAGTAATATTGGCAGGAGTACATGATGTAAAAAATTTAAAGTTGAAATTGCGACCAGATGAAAACAGAACTTTAAATAGTCCGTGGAATATAGCGGTAGATTTTGATATAGATATGAGCTTTAATTCAGAAGAGATATCAACAATGCTAATTGAATATGAAGCAGATGCTAAAACAGGAATGGATATAAAAAACATTTCAGAAAAAATATATATGTATACAAATGGGTATCCATTTTTAGTAAGTAAATTATGCAAAGTAATAGATGAAAAATTAGATAGAGATTTTACAGAAAAAGGGTTAGAAGAAGCAATAAAAATAATATTAAATAGTAATAATACATTATTTGATGATGTAATAAAAAATATAAATAGATATAAGGAATTATATAATCTAATAGAGAGAATAGTCCTTGATGGAGAGGAGATTCAATATAATTCTGATGCTCATAGTTTAGGAATAATATATGGAATATTTAGAGAAAATAAAAAGCATAAATTAATAATTCATAATAAAATATTTGAGATACGTTTATATAATTATATGATAGCAATGAGAGATATGAAAAAAGGTTCTGTTCTTGATTATAAATATATGGGGAAATTTATAGATGATAATGGCAATTTAGATATGGAATTGGTATTAAGTAAATTTCAAGAATTGATGAAAGCAGAATATAGAAAAATAGATGAAAAGTTTGTAGAACGAGAAGGGCGATTACTGTTTTTAGCATTTTTAAAGCCAATAATAAATGGAACAGGATTTTATTTTGTAGAATCAGAAACAAGAGAGTCCAATAGAATGGATATAGTTGTTACATATAATATGAAAAAATATGTAATAGAGTTAAAAATATGGCGTGGTGGTCAGTATGAACAAGAGGGTAGGGAACAGTTGTGTGGATATTTGGAGGCACAAAATTTAAATAAGGGGTATATGGTGTTTTATAATTTTAATAAGGGGAAAATGTATATTAAGGATAGAGTTATAGTGGAAGGTAAAGAGATATTTGAGATAGTTGTGTGA
- a CDS encoding aminopeptidase: protein MRLKKENGWKNMAEEKKKEIFEFSNGYKKFLNDSKTEREFVRNGIKVAEENGFVNAENVEKLKAGDKIYYVNREKNLVLVIVGEEEVEKGVNFVVSHIDSPRLDLKQNPLFEDTEFALLRTHYYGGVKKYQWVSIPLALHGTVILEDGKKVDLAIGEDDNDPIFTIPDILPHLSKNAQDDRKAREVIKGEELQLVVGSIPTSIEDKEVKDKVKQAILEKLNSDYGMKEEDFISAEFEVVPAFKAKDLGFDRSMIAGYGHDDRICGYTSLKAILEIEKTPKHTAVCYLADKEEIGSTGSTGLESRYLEFFMSDIMYKLKDNYNDYFLRKCLWNSYALSSDVNGGINPIFKSVHEEQNASKLGYGIVMTKYTGHGGKGASNDADAEYVGMLRKMLNDAGIKWQTGMLGKIDEGGGGTVAKYLAHFGIHTIDAGPALLAMHSPYEVASKFDLFETYRTYKVFYER, encoded by the coding sequence ATGAGATTAAAAAAAGAAAATGGATGGAAAAATATGGCAGAAGAAAAGAAAAAAGAGATATTTGAATTTTCAAATGGATATAAGAAATTTTTAAATGACTCTAAAACAGAAAGAGAATTTGTAAGAAATGGAATAAAAGTTGCAGAAGAGAATGGATTTGTAAATGCAGAAAATGTAGAAAAATTAAAAGCAGGAGATAAAATTTATTATGTAAATAGAGAAAAAAATCTTGTTTTAGTTATTGTAGGAGAAGAGGAAGTAGAAAAAGGTGTTAATTTTGTAGTTTCTCATATTGATTCTCCAAGATTAGATTTAAAACAAAATCCATTATTTGAAGATACAGAATTTGCTTTATTAAGAACACATTATTATGGTGGAGTAAAAAAATATCAATGGGTTTCTATTCCTTTAGCATTACATGGAACAGTAATATTAGAAGATGGTAAAAAAGTAGATTTAGCAATAGGAGAAGATGATAATGATCCTATATTTACAATACCAGATATATTGCCACATCTATCTAAAAATGCACAAGATGATAGAAAAGCTAGAGAAGTTATAAAAGGGGAAGAGTTACAACTTGTAGTTGGTTCAATACCTACATCAATTGAAGATAAAGAGGTAAAAGATAAAGTAAAACAAGCTATTTTAGAAAAATTAAATAGTGATTATGGAATGAAAGAAGAAGATTTTATTTCAGCAGAATTTGAAGTTGTACCAGCATTTAAAGCAAAAGATTTAGGATTTGATAGAAGTATGATAGCTGGATATGGACATGATGATAGAATTTGTGGATATACATCATTAAAAGCTATTTTAGAAATAGAAAAAACTCCAAAACATACAGCAGTATGTTATTTAGCAGATAAAGAGGAGATAGGGTCAACTGGTTCTACTGGATTAGAATCAAGATATCTTGAATTCTTTATGAGTGATATTATGTATAAATTAAAAGATAATTATAATGATTATTTCTTAAGAAAATGTTTATGGAATAGTTATGCATTATCTTCAGATGTAAATGGAGGAATTAATCCAATATTTAAAAGTGTTCATGAAGAACAAAATGCTTCAAAATTAGGATATGGAATTGTAATGACTAAATATACAGGTCATGGAGGAAAAGGTGCTTCTAATGATGCAGATGCAGAATATGTAGGAATGCTTAGAAAAATGTTAAATGATGCAGGAATAAAATGGCAAACAGGAATGTTAGGAAAAATAGATGAAGGTGGAGGAGGAACAGTAGCAAAATATCTTGCACACTTTGGAATACATACAATTGATGCAGGACCAGCTTTACTTGCTATGCATTCACCTTATGAAGTAGCATCAAAATTTGATCTATTTGAGACTTATAGAACATATAAAGTTTTTTATGAGAGATAG
- a CDS encoding glucose-6-phosphate isomerase encodes MKKISLDYSNALEFVRENEIEFMGSQVNAAEELLNSKKGPGSDFLGWVDLPKTYNKEEFDRIKKAAEKIKSNSDVLLVIGIGGSYLGARAAIEALTDSFYNNMKKEDRKTPEIYFVGNNISSTYIKHLYNLIKNKDFAINIISKSGTTTEPAIAFRIFKELLEEKYGKENAKDRIFATTDAKKGALKELATAEGYETFVVPDDVGGRFSVLTAVGLLPIAAAGIDIEQLMAGAADAMEDYKAPFKENDCYKYAALRNILHRKGKLIEIMVDYEPSLHYIAEWWKQLNGESEGKDGKGIFPAAVDFTTDLHSMGQYIQDGNRILFETVLNIGKPVEELTIKETKDNLDGLNYLAGKSIDYVNKKAFQGTMLAHVDGGVPNLVINIPEINEYNLGYLFYFFEKACAISGYLLGVNPFDQPGVEAYKKNMFALLGKPGYEEEKEKLEKRL; translated from the coding sequence ATGAAAAAAATATCTTTAGATTATTCAAATGCATTAGAATTTGTACGTGAAAATGAAATTGAGTTTATGGGATCTCAAGTAAATGCAGCAGAAGAGTTATTAAATTCAAAAAAAGGTCCAGGAAGTGATTTTTTAGGATGGGTAGATTTACCTAAAACATATAATAAAGAAGAGTTTGATAGAATAAAAAAAGCAGCAGAAAAAATAAAATCTAATTCAGATGTACTTTTAGTAATTGGAATTGGTGGTTCATATCTTGGGGCTAGAGCTGCAATAGAAGCTTTAACAGATAGTTTTTATAACAATATGAAAAAAGAAGATAGAAAAACACCAGAAATATATTTTGTAGGAAATAATATAAGCTCTACATATATAAAACATCTTTATAATTTAATAAAAAATAAAGATTTTGCTATAAATATTATCTCTAAATCAGGAACAACTACAGAACCAGCTATAGCTTTTAGAATTTTTAAAGAATTATTAGAAGAAAAGTATGGAAAAGAAAATGCAAAAGATAGAATATTTGCTACAACAGATGCTAAAAAAGGAGCTTTAAAAGAACTTGCTACAGCAGAAGGATATGAAACTTTTGTTGTTCCAGATGATGTTGGTGGAAGATTTTCTGTTTTAACAGCAGTTGGATTATTACCAATAGCAGCAGCAGGGATAGATATAGAACAATTAATGGCTGGTGCAGCTGATGCAATGGAAGATTATAAAGCACCATTTAAAGAAAATGATTGTTATAAATATGCAGCACTTAGAAATATTTTACACAGAAAAGGGAAATTAATAGAAATAATGGTAGATTATGAACCTTCTTTGCATTATATAGCTGAATGGTGGAAACAGCTTAATGGAGAAAGTGAAGGAAAAGATGGAAAAGGAATTTTCCCAGCAGCAGTGGATTTCACAACAGATTTACATTCTATGGGTCAATATATACAAGATGGAAATAGAATATTATTTGAAACAGTATTAAATATTGGAAAACCAGTAGAAGAATTAACTATAAAAGAAACTAAAGATAATTTGGATGGATTAAATTATTTAGCAGGAAAATCAATTGACTATGTTAATAAAAAAGCATTCCAAGGAACAATGTTAGCTCATGTGGATGGAGGAGTTCCTAATTTAGTTATAAATATACCAGAAATAAATGAATATAATTTAGGATATCTATTTTATTTCTTTGAAAAAGCTTGTGCTATAAGTGGTTATTTATTAGGAGTAAATCCTTTTGATCAACCGGGAGTTGAAGCATATAAGAAAAATATGTTTGCATTACTTGGAAAACCAGGTTATGAAGAAGAAAAAGAAAAATTAGAAAAAAGATTATAA
- the hisA gene encoding 1-(5-phosphoribosyl)-5-[(5-phosphoribosylamino)methylideneamino]imidazole-4-carboxamide isomerase, with amino-acid sequence MKIFPAIDIRNGKCVRLTQGDYKKETIFFDNPVEVAKRFEEEGAGFIHLVDLDGALEGELKNRELIRDIVNNINIPVELGGGIRDLFRIEELLKLGVSRVILGTIAIKKPEIVKEAVEKFGAEKIVIGIDAKDGKVAITGWTEITKKDSIEFIKDMEKLGVKTVIYTDISKDGMLEGINLDIMKKILEETKINLVASGGVGTINDIIELNKLENEKLEGVIVGKAIYENRLNLKEVIKYLEMAQK; translated from the coding sequence ATGAAGATATTTCCAGCAATTGATATTAGAAATGGAAAATGTGTAAGACTTACACAAGGAGATTATAAGAAAGAAACAATATTTTTTGACAATCCAGTTGAAGTAGCTAAAAGATTTGAAGAAGAAGGTGCTGGATTTATTCATTTAGTGGATTTGGATGGAGCATTAGAAGGAGAATTAAAAAATAGAGAACTGATAAGAGATATTGTGAACAATATAAATATTCCTGTAGAATTAGGAGGAGGAATTAGAGATTTATTCAGAATTGAAGAGTTATTAAAATTAGGAGTAAGTAGAGTTATATTAGGAACTATTGCAATAAAAAAACCTGAAATAGTAAAAGAAGCAGTAGAGAAATTTGGTGCAGAAAAAATAGTTATTGGAATTGATGCAAAAGATGGAAAAGTTGCAATTACTGGTTGGACAGAAATTACAAAAAAAGATTCTATAGAATTTATAAAAGATATGGAAAAATTAGGTGTAAAAACAGTTATATATACTGATATATCAAAAGATGGAATGTTAGAAGGCATAAATTTGGATATAATGAAAAAAATATTAGAAGAAACAAAAATAAATTTAGTAGCATCAGGTGGAGTTGGAACTATTAATGATATTATAGAATTAAATAAATTAGAAAATGAAAAACTTGAAGGTGTAATTGTAGGAAAAGCAATATATGAAAATAGATTAAATTTAAAAGAAGTTATAAAATATTTAGAAATGGCTCAAAAATAA